A stretch of DNA from Blastocatellia bacterium:
TGAAGGAGCAGAGCCAGAATGATTCCGGCATACCACAAACTCATCGGCACCAGATGGAGCGTGAACCCGAGGACCTTGAACAGCACCAGAAACCAGTATGGCGCGGGATAGCCCAACGGGCTGGACGGTCCAAGCAATTCCGTCGGATTCATAAGCGATTCCTCCTCGAAATCTCTGCCCACGGATCAGAAATCGGTCGGCGCTTTTCATCCGCGGGCGCTTGATCGGCCGATGGCCGATCGTGCTCACTTGCCGTAATACATTCCGCCTGGATGGGGCGGCGCAATGCTGATCAGATACTTCGTCAGCAACTCGACTTCTTCCGGTGTGCCCGCCCAGGGCGGCATGAAGAAGTGGGCTTTCTCCGGATACCGGACGACGGTGCGAATCATCTCCGGCGTCCACCCGCGAATCAACTGAGCGACCGGCGAGAACCCCTTCGCACTGGCGTGACAGTCGTTGCAGTGGTGCTGAAAGAGGACTTCTCCCAGCTTGATCTGATCGGCCTCGGGGAGCGTCAGGAGACGCGCTTCGTCAATCGCGCCGCCGTTCATCGCCTGCGGATAGCGATGTGCGACGAACGCTTTGGTCCAGGTGCCTCCTTCGAGATATCCCGTTTGCCGCAGGCGAGGGATCTCGTCGGCCAGGATTTGATTGCCCAGGACGACGTTGTAGATGATGTAGGGCTTACGCACGGCCTCGCGGATGTACTCGCCGGTAGTGACCGCTGCCAGCCCGAACGTGAAAAAGAAAATGGCGAAGCCCGGCGAGAGCCAGCGCGGATTCCGATAGGGCCCCAGGTAAAACATGGCAAAGACGGCCACCGTCAGGACGAAAATCAGCACCATGAGAACATTGAGCACGCTGGCGGCGACCAGCGCCGCTTTGGCCGATTCGGGCAGGAAGATGTACCAGCCGATCCCGCCAATCACGATGAGGACAGCGCCCCACAACGCCGGTCGCGCCGAACGCTGTTCGATCAGGTGGCTGAGCTGGGGATCTTTGACTTTGAAAGCAGCATGCAGATAGACGTAAAGCGATGCCAGAAGGAACGAACCACCCGTGCGGGCCAGCACCTGCGGGATGAACTGCGGATTGAGAAAGCCCACCCAGAAACTGCGATTCTGCGGCCAGTCCCCCGAGTTCAGCATGAAGGCCGTGATGCCGGTGATGAGAACCAGGCTGATCCAGGCCGATCCCGCATAAATCCAGCCGATCCGCTGGTGCGTCCGGGCATCGAGGCGTCCCCACCAGTAGAAGAAGATGAATGCCGAGACGATCTCCAGAATGAACGTGACATACTCGATGGCCCAGCCGAAGACGAAGGTGTGAATCAGCGTCTCGGTCGCCAGCGGTGACGCCAATCCGATCGTCCACCAGATCCCTACGCCGGTGATGGCTCCGTAGACGACCGTGATGAGAATGAAGAACCAGGCGTGTTGCTTCAGATAGGCCAGATAGTCGTGATTGTTCGTGCGATAGGCATAGCTCGTCTCCACGGCCAGGAAAAGCCCGCCGCCCACGGCATAGTGGGAGACGAGCACATGTAAGACCGATATGATGGCAATGAGCATGGGCGAAGTGAGAAACGGAACATACCACCAGGGGTAGTGCATGACGTGTTACCTCCCTTGAAAAAAATACTCCGGGAGCCCAAGCTTCTGCTTGAGCCTGCGGGGAGCGGGCGCTCCCATGCTTTCATCGTTCGCCGCATGTGGTACGGCGCAGGCTTTCGAGCCCGCGTCCTTTGCAGACTGGAAAGTTGCGCTACCGGTGCGCGAGCTTTCCGGCCTGCGTCGCTACTTCCGCAGACTCGAAAGTCTGCGCTGCTTCCGCAGACTGGAAAGCTACTTCACCTGGACTTTGATCTGTCGAGGCCGAGCTTCCTCGACCTTCGGCAGGCGGATCTCCAGGATGCCATTCTTAAAGTTGGCTTCGGCTTTGTCGGTCTTGACCTTCGCCGGCAGAGCGATCGTGCGCGAGAAGCTGCCATAGGTTCGCTCACAGCAATAGTAATCGGCATCCTTGACGTCCTCCTCGCGTTTCACTTCACCGGAGAGCGTGAGCGTGTCCTCGGTCAGCTCCAGGTTGATGTCCTCTTTATTGAGGCCTGGAAGTTCCGCCTTGATGACGATTTCATCTTTTTTGTCGTACATATCAATGGCCGGAGTGAAAACGCCGACGCGAGCAATTTCTCGGGCGGGACGCAACGCGGGCCACTCCCGACCGAAGAAATCCTCGAACAGGCGATCCATCTCCCGCCGGAATCGTTCGAGTTCCTCAAATGGTCTCCATCGGACAAGCGCCATAGGGTCGTCTCCTCCTTTCTTCCGGTTTTTGAGGAATCCGACCGTCGGCGTCGGATTCCACCCGGTATGATCCAGATCGGGAGAAAAGGATTCAGTCGGACCGAAGGGCCTGCCGC
This window harbors:
- a CDS encoding cytochrome ubiquinol oxidase subunit I encodes the protein MHYPWWYVPFLTSPMLIAIISVLHVLVSHYAVGGGLFLAVETSYAYRTNNHDYLAYLKQHAWFFILITVVYGAITGVGIWWTIGLASPLATETLIHTFVFGWAIEYVTFILEIVSAFIFFYWWGRLDARTHQRIGWIYAGSAWISLVLITGITAFMLNSGDWPQNRSFWVGFLNPQFIPQVLARTGGSFLLASLYVYLHAAFKVKDPQLSHLIEQRSARPALWGAVLIVIGGIGWYIFLPESAKAALVAASVLNVLMVLIFVLTVAVFAMFYLGPYRNPRWLSPGFAIFFFTFGLAAVTTGEYIREAVRKPYIIYNVVLGNQILADEIPRLRQTGYLEGGTWTKAFVAHRYPQAMNGGAIDEARLLTLPEADQIKLGEVLFQHHCNDCHASAKGFSPVAQLIRGWTPEMIRTVVRYPEKAHFFMPPWAGTPEEVELLTKYLISIAPPHPGGMYYGK
- a CDS encoding Hsp20/alpha crystallin family protein, encoding MALVRWRPFEELERFRREMDRLFEDFFGREWPALRPAREIARVGVFTPAIDMYDKKDEIVIKAELPGLNKEDINLELTEDTLTLSGEVKREEDVKDADYYCCERTYGSFSRTIALPAKVKTDKAEANFKNGILEIRLPKVEEARPRQIKVQVK